In Mixophyes fleayi isolate aMixFle1 unplaced genomic scaffold, aMixFle1.hap1 Scaffold_4035, whole genome shotgun sequence, the sequence TAGCAtggatctgtgtgtgtatgttcgggaatttagactgtaagctccaatggggcagggactgaagtgaatgagttctctgtacagcgctgcggaatcagtggcactatataaataataaatgatgatgatgatgatgatgatacaggacTGGATACATCTCGTGTTGGTGCTCAGTTATTGGCATGCTGGCACGGCTGGTAGTGATCCTGGATGGAGAGTTGCCCGAAAACGCAGTATAGTCGACGGCCAGAGGTTGTggcgcacattacggtagtgggcacgcctctcttcgagtgaattggctatagtctcggtacaggtaccgcccctgtgggtcgCCCTGTGGTTGCGTTCCATCTAGAccagaggatgggcgggttctGTAAGCCCGGGACTCGGTGTCCCACTAAGGTAgttatgtgcgcccggggtgtgattggttgCCCCCTACTTGAacccggggtttgattggtttCCCCCCATTTAAacccggggtttgattggtttCCCCCAGTTGATGAAGTCCTATGGATAATGCCGGGACAGTTGGGCTTTGCCTGGCggacgtcggactgactgctttttaactatttaaatttgccacactcaggtctTGTGTCAGTTATTTAAGGTCATAGTTAAATAAGAGTAAGAGGGTAAGGGAAGTCAGGATATCAGCGGTTAAGCCTTTtaatgtgtatagtgtatataattCTGCTGGAGTACTGGAGTACATCTCAGTGGCTGTGAGTAATCTTGGCAAACTTGTTGTGATCCTTCTGCTTTACCCAGTCACAAAACTGAATCTGTGACTAATTAAATCACTAAAAGATGATTATATTGGACAAATATATAGTTTCCTGGGCCCTACTGGTTGGCCAGGGTCACAATGTAATGTGATGAGTTGACCTCAAACACATGTCAAAGGAATCCAATCTGATCAGTCATGTGATGGATCAGATTGGATTTTGCTTTATAAGAGTAGGCTGAACTTGCTGCAACATTGGATCATTTTGTTTAAAAGCCACTAAATTGTCCAGCATAACGTTAGCATAGCGGCCATATTTGTGGAGCCCAGTCAGTTCTAGGCCACAGTTATCGTTATTTCCGTATTCCAGGTGTCCCTTCCCTGTGGATATCGCTGCCCCCAGAACACTGGACCAGGCACCACGTCTGTGAGTGGCTTCAGTACTGCTGTGACAACTACAAGTTGGACGCCACCTGTATTCCTTTCTCTCAGTTCAATGTGACAGGACAGGAGCTCTGCAGTCTGACCAAGGAGGACTTCACGGAGGCCGCGGGGGCGTGCGGTCATTATCTCTACAGCCTCCTCCAGGACATTCGCACGCACGGTAAGACGTGGTGACAGGGAGGGTCCCGTAGTCTCATTCGCTCATGTTCTCTACAGAATGGGCAACAACCTGGGGCATACACTGCCAGAATGACCTgtctttgttttttgtatttttgtttttcaggcATTCAAATACTTAGCAGTACAGAGGAAATACCGCCACCCCGCAGTGCTGAGCGTAAGTGGCGCAACTTGTTCAATTGGTTTCACAGATTTTTAGAACAACATGTAGACATGACTTGTGTCTGGTCTGTAATTTTAgatttttctataaatgttttgtaaaccatatgcatttaaattaaattataaatgtcTTATGTATGCGGGTAAGGAAATGTATTTCTATGAATTACAGCTAGCACTTTGATTTATTTGCATAACAGCTGCATAAATAAAGGCCCATAGGCACGAAATTTATAAAAGGCcagggggtctatttactaaactgcgggtttgaaaaagtggagatgttgcctatagcaaccaatcagattctagctgtcatttatttagtacattctacaaaatgccagctagaatctgattggttgctataggcaacatctccactttttcagaccccgcagtttagtagatataccccctggactgacCCCACTCCCTTTCTCCTCTCAGCATCTGAGCCTATAGACTAGTTTTATATGcctttttaatttactttaccATAATTGGACTAGTCCCACAAGGTAAGGCTGAAATATCTAGAATATAAGGGAGAGTTGccaaaactcagtcctcaagatcaaccagcagttcatgttttcaggatttctttaatcggGCCCAGGTGAATTCATCTATTTCCATGGTTCAGAAATTATCCCAATTTCTTTCTACAAACAGAAATCCTGAATACATGACCTGTCAGTAGCTCTTgatgactgggtttgagcacctctggcaTAGAGGTGTGCATATGTGTAATTTACTTCGGTCTGACACAATTAAATGGTCCAGGACAAgataatagttttatttataattattttattaaattagttttttctgaGAGGAGACCAAATAGTACTAGATTCAATTTATGTAGGGTTAATAACATATGTGACACCTGACCGCCCCTCTCGGGAGGTCAGGTGTCATAAAGAAGGATCATAAATAGGGCTTAACCAATGAGAGTTATATTTCTGTTCTTCTAAGTGGGAAGTGGACTAAACCAGGCTAATATCTCATTGTCTGATAAGTGATGCAGCTGTGTattaaataagcattttttttttattgtgtaaaataattTATCCATTAGAGCATGAAAAGGGATTGTATTACTGAATAGATTTATTTAATGAAATCCATTCCTGGTATATTTATATGGTTTATTTTTAGGTGATAATAAAACATACGTGAAACCAGAAACAGTGAAAAAACACAGATCTCCCAACCGAAGTCGGCCTGGTAAGATTATGAGCGCTGGTCCCTGATGAGTATATTTGCTGGTAGTAACTCACACAAACCCCAAAACCTGcaccccaaaaaaatgaaacaaatctGAACTTGAATTAGCATATAAAGATAATtcaatcatcatttatatagcgccactaattccacagcgctgtacagaaaactcactcacatcagtccctgccccattggggcttacagtctaaattccctaacatacacacatggactagggtcaattttgatagcagccaattaacctaccagtatgtttttggagtgtggggaggaaacccacgcaaacacagggagaacatacaaactccacacagatagggtcatggttgggaattgaactcattaacCTAGCGCTGTAagatagaagtgctaaccattaggccaccatgctgccccttttCTAACAgtgcacttaataaataaatatatatatgttataataacCACCTGCTGCAAATGAGATATTGACAAAGATGCAGCTGTAGACAAAGTTCTGGTAAGGTGGCTATCGCCACACATCGGCCAATCCTGAACAAGTCTGCACAGGATCATTGTACAATTTGGTTATACAGGTAGGTGGCCAGATTGAAGGAGATCCAACCGTTCAGCAATTGGCCCCCACGGCTTTCTTGGGGCCCACCATTGTGATTGGGTTTTCCAACAGGTCGGGTAATAATCTGATTAGTCTCGATTGGATCAATCTCTAGTATTGGGCTTGTGTTGAAGCAACGCACGCTGTGATACCAGGCGGGATACCCAATATCGCCACTGGTATAAGCAACAAGTGTTGCCAGCAAGCTTATGATAAGCAAATTGTACAATGTCCATTCAATGTATAACTAGCTGCCCTTACTATATCTGGATCAGAAGTACACAGGATTAATTGCTCCCACAGCCAGGCGGTGTTGGTCTGACCCCAGATTCCACAGGTATCTTCTATGTTCCAGGTGTCCACAGTTCTCACCTGTGGGAGTTCCTCAGGGATCTTCTCCTATCACCCGAGGACAATGACGGCATCTTGGACTGGGAAGACCAGGAGCAGGGAATCTTCCGTGTGTTGAAGTCCGAGGCCCTGGCACGGATGTGGGGTCAGAGGAAACGTAACGACAGGATGAACTACGAGAAGCTCAGTAGGGCTCTGAGGTGGGTGTCCACtatttttgtttgaaaaaaaatatgttttgtaaaACTGATTTTACCTGCTTGTCCACTGGGGGGCACTCTTCTATTATAGTCTATGGATGATATTCCGTATTACCAGTATGTTAGCAAATGTGGGAATAGGGTCATTGATTCTTTTATAGAAAGGTTCCAAAATGGTAATCTACCATGACCCATCTGAAAATCCCCCCTGCTtatgtccacatgctttactgaAAATGTATATAGTTTTAAAAACGCCCTAATTTTGAATAATGtacatttccttttattttgtgAGCCGGACCCTCCACTACATTCTACACATAGCActggttcttgtgagtaaatCAGACCTGGCCACCAACTGGAAATGCGATAGGTGCTCACATGCTCTACCCATTTCCATCTCTTCATTGTAACTTAGCTGTGTGTTTAGATGCATTTTACTGGGGTGTGAGTACCTATTGCCTTTCCTTTTTCTTAGATATACTACATGGCAAAACATATGTGGACTGCCCTTCTAATTAGCGTGTTTGGCCAATTCAGCCACACACATTGTTAAGagatgcataaaatcaagcaaacAGCCATAGTCAAACTTTAGCCGTAGAATTGGTTGGAGCTGAAGAGGTCAGTGACTTTCAAaatggcactgtcataggatgcacCTTTCCAACACGACAGTTCATCAAATTTCTGCTCTGCTAGAGGTGccccggtcaactgtaagtggagCTACAACTCAGCTGTGAATCGGTAGGCTTTAGAAGCTCACAGAATGGGGTCGCCAAGTACTAAAGCACATATCATCTGTCCTTGGTtgcatccagggccggattaaccctagggctaactgggctacagcccaggggcctcgggcatccagggggcccttgaaagtgctcagcaccattattgatcggtcggggtgggggcgcccccggcgcaatcaatgctgctgagcactttcactgcagtccttccccggcgcactgtagtctccttactgaggagatctcgtgagtctcactctcacaagatctcctcagtaaaaagcatacagcgcgccggggaaggactgcaatgccaggagaaggaggttagtgccttgggggcagctcagctcaccgggggggggggccctcacagggaatggaggtccccttagcccaggggcctccattccctggTTGCATCACTCACTGCCAAGATCCAAATGGTCTCTGAAAGTAACGTCAGCATAAGAACTGTTCTTCGGGAGCTACAGGAATTGGATTTTCAAGGACGAGCAGCCACACACAAACTTCAAACCATCATGCACAATGCCAAATGTCAACTCACTGCTGTAAAGCACACCACCGTTGGACTCTGGAGCTGTGGAGACATGTCctctggagtgatgaatcacacgcCAACATCTGGCAGCCTGACGGACGCATCTGGATTTGTCAGACGCCAAGAGAACTCTTAATACTACAAAAAGCCATGACATCCCAGGGAATcgtgtgcttccaactttatggACACATTTCAGCGAAGGTCTTTTCCTGTTTCAGAATGACAATGCCACCGAGCACAAAGAGAGGTCAaccaaaaaatggtttccttagTTTGTTGTTTAAGAATTTGACtggtctgcacagagccctgacctaaacCCCAAAATCATTGGGATGCATTGGAACGTTGACTGCGAGTCAGACCTTATCGCCCAACATTAGTGATCGACTTCACTGatgctcttgtggctgattgGATGAAAATCCCTGCAGTCTTGTTCCAAGATCTAGTGGAAACCGTCTCCCATGTGATTGTGATGTTCGAGTGTCCACGTACTTTTGCCCATGCAGTGTATATCCAAACAACTTCTTTAAAGTGGGCTGGCCTagaaccaacctgtagccaatcggaGCCTTAGAATTATCAAACATTAGACCAACATGTAGCCAATTAGAGTACATAAACCAtagcaatatatatgtataaaatgctCCTCTATAGGAAACAGTTCATACATCTAACTTGTTATACAATCCAGCCTAGTTTTCACCATGCACAATGTCTGCTTGTATGTAAGTCCTATTTCTTCTTTGTAGTACTGTCCTTTACACAAGTAAGGAACTGGTAGTACCAGAAATGTTCCAGGGCTGCTccttatatagcgccaacatattctgtagtgctttacaattggggacaaaaatagtaaactaataaacaaactgggtaaaacagacaaagaggtaagagggccctgctcgcaagcttacaacttatgggacaatgggagattgacacatgaggttaagtatacattttgcatttcggcccagccagactgcaaaggtaaaagtgacttataagctaaatgatcctgtcacacaacaatgttggtcagggggtagttgtcttgtgtgaaattgtgtaacgagtggtaatagggtaatgtagtgaggttaacaggggggttgaggaatattacaagcttgtctgaagaggtgggtttccagagaacacttgaaagtttgtagaccagaggagagtcttattgtgcgagggagtgaataccatagagtgggtgcagcccgaaaaacgtcctgtaaccgggaatgggaggatgtaatgagggtggatgagagacgcagatcttgtgtagaacggagttgccgagttgagagatattttgagacaagagaggagatgtatgttggtgcagcttagttgatggccttgtaggttactaagagtattttatattggattctatagaaaacaggcaaccagtgtagagactgacagagtgatttaGCAGagataacgatttgcaaggaaaatcaatctagccgctgcgtgcaaaatagattgtaggggtttgagtctgttttggggaagaccagtaacgagggaattacaatagtcgatgcgggagatgatgagtgcattaattaaggtttttgcagtgtcttgtgtgagatatgtgcgaattctggaaatgttttttagatgtatataacatgacttagatatagagtcaatgtggggaaccaTTTTGCCCAAGGAAGGAGACAAAGTGACATTGAGCCTCTCATCACTGACATATCCATAATGTATTCACAGGCACTACTACAAGACGGGGATCCTGGAGCGTGTGGACAGGCGCCTGGTGTACAAGTTCGGAAAGAATGCCTATGGGTGGCGCTGACCTGTTTTCCGCACAGTAGGcggtccgggggggggggggggggagaggacaacTCGTCACAACGTCACACAGATGTAGATTCCATGAATCAGTTTTCAACTTCACTGACCGAAGGACAGGCATCCTCTCGTACAGAATTTGGAACTCCGCGCGGAATTCTGAAGCATGAAGTGATATTAATCAGTATTATCCTTTCTTTGTTCTccattcattgtatttaaaggtGTACAACATGCAGTAGATATGACAAGGTGCAAAGTAAGAAGAACCAGCAATGTACAGATCTGGCAGCGGTGGTGGATCTAATGCCACTTCAGGTTGTGTGGCAGCTGCGGGTATTGCCAATGTTGGTCCACCCTCCCGATGCCCCTCTCTGCTCTTCTGTGCCAAGCGTGGCTTCACTGCGCATGTGCCAGCGGCCCTCAGAATAACAGAGCTGGGCCCTCGAAATGTTAGACTGTTATTGCCTGGCCCTCCAAGTCTATAGGGCCCATCAATGCCTTGTATCACAGCCACAGTAACACTATCCTGACCCATACTAGAGCAACGCCAGCGTTATATTATT encodes:
- the LOC142134150 gene encoding ETS-related transcription factor Elf-5-like, whose translation is GHICGAQSVLGHSYRYFRIPGVPSLWISLPPEHWTRHHVCEWLQYCCDNYKLDATCIPFSQFNVTGQELCSLTKEDFTEAAGACGHYLYSLLQDIRTHGIQILSSTEEIPPPRSAERDNKTYVKPETVKKHRSPNRSRPGVHSSHLWEFLRDLLLSPEDNDGILDWEDQEQGIFRVLKSEALARMWGQRKRNDRMNYEKLSRALRHYYKTGILERVDRRLVYKFGKNAYGWR